From Bacillus pumilus, one genomic window encodes:
- a CDS encoding phage portal protein — MKQLKATIMKANMSDHTKQMYADEFSYEKDDIVPPPYNINELKSMAEYSTILQQCIDAYKTNILGFGFGVEYAFDFNAEGVKPAKKKAAEKEWTRLEEFTKYMNYDESADVILGYVLEDREKTGNGFLEVLRDGQGKPAGIEYLDALHIRICKLSEPVDVEFRYTENGEMKTMNRKKRFRKYVQVINEKKVFFKEYGDPRILHCETGKYDDTTPEPLRATEVIHFKIGSGTYGIPRWIGNIVNMYGARKAEELNYLYFKQGRHVPGAIIVENGMLSESSYQQLQDYMDDIEGSDHAHKFLLLEVEGLPTEKGLTGEEDVSNVKVNFKSLAEILQEDALFLEYDEKTRNKIRSAFRLPPIYTGESQDYNKATADTARKTTEEQVFQPERHLITGKLNTLFLPDLDIWHVRFLLNGPDFRDPLEIAKVLTPFIQAGAVSPNDLRDLAGRILGKTLEEWPEELYHRPLESRMKSAEEKPQPEPDQLTK, encoded by the coding sequence ATGAAACAATTGAAAGCAACGATTATGAAGGCAAACATGTCTGATCATACAAAACAAATGTATGCAGATGAATTTTCCTATGAAAAAGATGACATTGTTCCCCCTCCTTACAACATCAATGAATTAAAAAGCATGGCAGAATATTCAACCATTCTTCAGCAATGTATTGATGCGTACAAAACCAATATTTTAGGTTTTGGGTTTGGGGTAGAATACGCTTTTGACTTTAATGCAGAAGGTGTAAAACCGGCAAAAAAGAAGGCTGCAGAAAAGGAATGGACAAGACTTGAAGAGTTTACGAAGTACATGAACTATGATGAGTCCGCTGATGTGATTCTTGGCTATGTCCTCGAAGACCGAGAGAAAACGGGCAATGGTTTTTTAGAGGTGCTGAGAGATGGACAAGGAAAGCCGGCCGGAATCGAGTATTTAGATGCGCTTCATATCCGCATTTGCAAGCTTAGTGAGCCAGTCGACGTCGAATTCAGGTACACCGAAAATGGCGAAATGAAGACAATGAATCGAAAGAAACGATTCCGTAAATATGTACAGGTAATCAACGAAAAGAAAGTCTTCTTCAAGGAGTATGGTGATCCGCGCATTTTGCACTGTGAAACAGGCAAATACGATGACACCACACCAGAGCCGCTTCGCGCAACAGAAGTGATTCATTTTAAAATTGGCAGTGGAACATATGGGATTCCCCGCTGGATTGGCAACATCGTCAATATGTACGGTGCTCGCAAGGCAGAGGAGCTGAACTATCTTTATTTTAAACAAGGGCGGCATGTACCAGGTGCCATCATTGTCGAAAATGGCATGCTGTCAGAATCCTCTTATCAGCAGCTTCAAGATTATATGGACGATATTGAAGGATCTGATCATGCACATAAATTTCTATTGCTTGAAGTTGAAGGTTTACCGACAGAAAAAGGGTTAACGGGAGAAGAAGATGTCTCAAATGTCAAAGTAAACTTCAAATCTCTAGCCGAGATCCTGCAAGAAGATGCGCTCTTTTTAGAATACGATGAAAAAACAAGAAACAAAATCCGCTCTGCGTTTCGCCTGCCGCCAATTTATACAGGTGAGTCTCAAGACTATAACAAAGCAACAGCAGATACGGCGCGTAAAACAACAGAAGAGCAGGTATTTCAGCCGGAACGGCATCTCATCACAGGAAAACTCAATACTCTTTTCCTGCCGGATCTTGATATTTGGCATGTCCGTTTTCTATTAAATGGTCCTGATTTTAGAGACCCATTAGAGATTGCCAAGGTACTGACGCCATTTATTCAGGCTGGGGCAGTGTCACCTAACGATTTGCGCGATCTAGCAGGAAGAATTCTCGGAAAAACGCTAGAGGAATGGCCTGAGGAACTATATCACCGACCTTTAGAAAGCCGCATGAAATCAGCTGAAGAAAAGCCTCAACCAGAGCCGGACCAGCTGACGAAATAA